One genomic segment of Burkholderia pyrrocinia includes these proteins:
- the mscL gene encoding large conductance mechanosensitive channel protein MscL, which translates to MSIIKEFKEFAVKGNVMDLAVGVIIGGAFSKIVDSVVKDLIMPVIGVLTGGLDFSNKFVLLGTIPPTFKGNPDSFKDLQAAGVAAFGYGSFITVAINFVILAFIIFLMVKFINKLRKPDEAAPAVTPEDTVLLREIRDSLKQR; encoded by the coding sequence ATGAGCATCATCAAGGAATTCAAGGAGTTCGCCGTCAAGGGCAACGTGATGGATCTCGCCGTCGGCGTGATCATCGGCGGCGCGTTCTCGAAGATCGTCGACTCGGTCGTGAAAGACCTCATCATGCCGGTCATCGGCGTGCTGACGGGCGGTCTGGATTTCTCGAACAAGTTCGTTCTGCTCGGCACCATCCCCCCGACGTTCAAGGGTAATCCCGATTCGTTCAAGGACCTGCAGGCCGCCGGTGTCGCCGCGTTCGGCTACGGCTCGTTCATCACCGTGGCGATCAATTTCGTTATCCTCGCGTTCATCATTTTCCTGATGGTGAAATTCATCAACAAGCTGCGCAAGCCGGACGAAGCCGCGCCGGCCGTGACGCCGGAAGACACCGTGCTGCTGCGCGAGATCCGCGATTCGCTCAAGCAGCGCTGA